The segment CTCTTGCTCGtggttccttctgctgctgcagctgtctaaCCGGCTGGAGTACCACGTTGAGTTGGTGCATCATCTCGATAAACCCCTTACGCAACTCCTCCTGCAACACCCGACTAATCGAGTCAGTGTTCGCTGCCCTGTGTGTCGCATGAGCCTGAGCCAACGATACGTTGACTGCTGATGCCAGTTCAGAAGCAAGCGTGGGTGTAGGATCGGACATTGGCCAATTTTCTGACCTGGCCTGGACCGGTGTTCTTGGCAACCCCcccacagctccaagttcctcCCGATCTTGATCAAACATCGCCCCTGACACTTCTCCTATCTGGTCCACTGTTTTGTTTACGCGTGATCGCGTATGATTCTGTCGACTACCCCCTTCTTGTGGCATCTGCACCGAGCAACACCTATACtacaaaaaaaagggaaaatcCTAAACtagataatatatataaataaagaaataaataacCAAAGAAATAACTAGCAAGCATAAATAACaccacgcttcggaccaataaatactccgataaataaataaataaataccgatataaatattgcgccaactagcgccgttaacgagatatatgcaattaaatatttgaataaataagtaaataataacatatgtacatgtatattcggtcgacacctaagacactcaaacttcaaacacattcaacacaacacaaaacctaacaacaaaaattcctaacagttcttcttcttcttacaagattcattaagaGGGGGGACACGTGACTAGCCGGGACCAGTACCCGCTCCAGTTTCTGCGCTCCACTTGACAGTCGCCCTACGGATATCCTACAATTACGAACACCACCTTTGTGTGGCCTGTCATCTACTCTAGTCATCGCTCTAAGCGATGGCCGATAAACGAGAAGCCTCAGGGTGCATGAGCTCACTTTGcttgtgatttgttcctgtCATCCATCATACCGATCTGCAGTGACAACAGATGCATCGCGGGTTGTCTTTACGACTCCCGGGCCACCTACTCCTCACCACCtctcggcagacagacaacaggttcaaaaacacgaaagcggctttgttttaaacaagcaggtgcgaaactacaatgaacatttacctacatgacttactctaacttattccaatatcacattccatcacagttttattcgatatcacagtccacccggcaatgtgtccgtcgcaaactccctgtccatttttttcttgaacggcagtgacttacgttcacttgcgacatcgaatagcgacaagatgttcaactgtaattcgtaagtccctatcacatattttatatttcCGTTAACTGCCACCGTATATCCATCCCTAGCATCAATCACCCCGCGCCATTAAGGACCAGCTTTACGCTCACCTTaagcctgcagcagcgacttctgccgggacagctaaactgcacttcgcgagctgtcgtcttctccacaaaatttattatttttttcatgcgaattcgaaaataaattgggcgccatttgttacacttgccttgtttcccagagggcaatgccggctagctgtcgaccccagggctgggtagttccccttgcccgccaaatgtagacaaaaaaggagacatactacttctcgggacatcaaaactaacaacaacctaaagacaaagaaaatcataaacagacggctatcaagtgggtgaagcttgggtgttatcacttcgcgcgcccgccctacctgtgaccaaacacaacgttcattttggccaccctctgctggaacggtaacggctggcctaatccatggcttacgccacgcgccctccctctattttaaatttactgcatcatgcttcagtatatatccaagctttaataatcataaattgacaatttcatctttctcataaataaatagatatactccaaattatcactaaccaaaaacaaacaccaccaacgttcgacacaaaggcaaacacggaaataactgctgaaatttcgttcaaccaacagggataccctcaccaatacgtaatggaatatgtgtagatgagtggatccagttttactcgggcccctacggagactttacctaccaagagctcttgttaagggtccccgggacataaacaataaacaatatttttccacaaatcgctcgaccaaatacggtggactgatgggacccccgcgtcacccactaagggttaatcttctggaactgaacagctgatcgcagatttaggttcgtgaaaggtgttggtgtttttacatatttttttcaatggccaagattttacgttaaacggtttaagctaatactaaatactgaataaaggacaacacacggaacaaaataacatttaatgtggaacggtgtttggagtgccgattgtgtttttattctttaagttcaaacgacgtgggcgatcgctggccgtggccggtcagccctaaatttatatacatatgtacataggtccgtgtatacgtgtgcgcgtgtgtgtgtgttaatagggtttcggggtttttacgtggtgaatgagaccaaacgtgtggcacgcactggaaggcgatggctagaatcgccctggcagctaaatcgtcctctttcaccctcccccttcacacgtcccgcgctacttggctcacacgcgcaactggaacgaactcactcaggttcacTTTggacagtcttcttctctgcagtcgactttctcgaactccagtgttcctctccaggaaaccttctggcccggttctggtggctatattccttgccggctgtgagtaaaattttctgcattacaacctattttctCGCCCGCttttttctgtactcacttcaaactttctgttttaagcacaaaatttaaaatttcgacgttactcttCCGTCtacgctccacgatttccataacccaatccacgttttctaatattttcactcctatttatccctttttcccttactaatacatatatgtaactaatcctattctattacttatatccccagtacggctccagctccccccgatgtctccatacaccatcgagccgcCCTGGacgcgtcgccctcagccctggccacctatcgttcaggtgggactggaacactTTGAGCTGCTGAGAGCGAAGAATATTTACGATATAGACAACTTGTTAAACAAGGAAATATTCGTCGAAGATTTTGAAGACCCACCAGTGTTCACTGGGGACTTAACCACGCTGAAACTGATCCTGGAAGAAGATAAAGTACACCTCAATAAAAtgcgtgcaggcaatttgtccGAATACCACAGCATCTTATACAGCGAGCATCTTTGCACAAAATTTATCCATACGGATTACTCCATACTAACGACCAAAACGAGAGAATTTGCTTATGAAATAAACACAAGATATCTTAAAGGGTTTCCAGCCTGCCTTGCCTACTACTTGGCTAGCTCAGATCTAGCTAAGTACGACGAATATTTAGTGGTACCATTGACGAATGCCGTGAACAAAGCATTGAAAAAAGTAAATGAAATTGATAGCCTTATTCTATACGACAACAATAACTTTGGCAACTCCATTGGAGTACTGATGGACGCGGTGCAAAGATCCGAGGACTTTATTAGATATAAAGGCAACAGTTACATCAACAAACTGGCCCACAACCTTTCGATTTCAGTCAACCTTCAGCTTCAAGAATATATCGAAAGAGTTATCTCGGAAGTGAACAACAACGTTGGACATTGTCAGCCCCTCGCGTACATTTACAGTCAAAGCGCTTACTTAATTTGTGAACGCCTAGTGGATCCAATAGTGAGTACAGATTTCCCCTGAATGCACCACTCTATCAATACTGtgtttatatttttgtatttgaAGAACGCATTTGCTATGGCCACCCTTCTTTGCTGCATGTTTCTCCTGCCTGTATTGCCGGTAGCCCATCGTCTGATGTGCATGTACCTCAAAATCTGTCCCTCTCCGATTGTCACTCAActagcagcagctgcagcagcagcagaagctgcAGAATCAGCAAAGTAAGCATTTCACAGCAAAAATAGTTCATACTCAGCCCGATCCAGAGAACTAACTGTCTCTTTCCGACACCGTCCTTTACTTCCTCCAGATGTCCAGTATGCACAGGGCCGCCGGTCTGGCTAGGGCCGGCGACTAGTTGGCCACAAGATCATCGGGGCACGTCTGGGCTCCCAGCTTCAGAGGAGTTGAGCACCATCCGTAGCGAACAGCAAACGTAAGAAAGAGTAGGTGAACGAAATGAGAGATCGGTTTAAATGAGTTTCATGTTGTGGTGTTTGAATATAAAATGTCTTTAAAGAATATTTTTTAAGAAGTGACTCAGACACTTGCTTCCAGACTACTGATGCCTCGTTTAAAAATATGTTCATTGGGCCGACCACTTTGCGAGGCAAGAGCCGCTTTATACAGCAAATACTGTTAATTAAAAGTGCCATTTCGTGATATCCGGACTCATTTAAATAATTCAACATATTAATTCCAGAATAAGTCACTACAGTGATTCCTGAAATTGATTAAGTTTTAGGTTTCGTGTGTCAGCGGCTATCCGCGATATGTTTAAAATCCAAATGAATTGGTTTCAATGCAACCACTAAGTCCCGAAACCTTTTTTATTTGCACAAAAATTCCAAACACACCTTTTTTCACACATCGTATACACTTAAGGTTTTTTAATCTTTAAAACCTTTATTTTAGACCAATTCAATAAAagggagtacttaaaagtagcaTATCTTGTGGAATATTTATTCACTAATGGGATAAAACTTTGTGGGCAGAGCTGAaggttctatctagctagtaatattcgacagaaaattaaaattaatttaaaatattaaaatcgAGGCATCCACCGAACATAATGCAATTTTTTCAAAAATATTTACACACAGGCGCTTTTATGGGGCTTATATGAAAAAAGGgcaaatattttttaaatgtaCACATTTCCCCTTCAGGTGTCGCTTTTGGTAATTACTTTTAAAATGTAGTTATTTTGGATCAACTGTGTAGTTAGCgtgtagttaccatgtaaggaaattaatttattggaaattgttgttttcttttttcgctaaaacctttttttttggcaaaatCCAAttaaagcaagtatttaaaataaaccagtcaagtagaaaatagtTTCGTTAAttgtataaaattatgtgggcagggctgggATTCCacctagctagtaatattcgacggaatatcaaaaacgaggaatatggttTTCTACCCTTGACGGAGAATGATTAACCCATTAATATTCTGCCGAATTAAATAAACATTGAACATTgtagcgcagttcaggtgagAGATATCGTGGTTTCTTTAGGTTTACAGGAAGATGGCATTGATCttcaagaagaatttacaatcgttaatattttccaCCATTTACCTCAATTCGTTGAAGTGTTTAAATAGAGGTGTTTTCAGTGGGTTAAGTTCGATTTGTTACCGATATACTGGAGGCTATATTGTAGTGAGGAACCAAAATTGAGGCAAAAACAATCAAAGCAATCGCCGTAGCAGGAAAACAACtcaagtatttaaaacaaGACAgccaagtagaaaattgattcattaatcggataaaaatAAGTGGGCAGACCTGAAGGTTTTATCTAGCTAGttatattcgacggaatattaaaaacgaggaatatgtataatagaatTTAacttcgtcagtatattttcggtatattttgaaagtGAGACGGTATATCTGAGGGttggacggtatattttatcgacaaatccgcggtcacactgagCTCTAGTCCGCTGCTTAACAAACAATTGTCAAATATAAGAAAAACAGataaataaaatcaaaataagtataaatataatatatgaatTACAAAATTGGTGTAAGTATTCGTTGCACATAATCAAAGCAAGAAGCTGAAGCGCCGCGATCAACCGCATACTCAAAACCCATTTCGCAACAGTGACGGTGTGTGTAATGAGCGActgagaaaaaatgaaaaaattgTCATACGTACGACATTGGAAGTTTTAGTGTGTTAGTGTGTGCGTTGTGTGGCGAGATAAAAAATAAAGCCAGCATTTTAAAGCCATTGGTGATGCTTTTGATCGTAGAATGATGATGGATTTGTCCATTTTCGGTTTTGCATATTACCTTTTGACTCTCATTGCTCCCTCTTCTCTATCCAAGATGGCCGTCGTAACAGTTTATATTTtcgtttgtgtgtgttgttaTTGTGTTTGTTATtgaaaagaaaaccaaaagcaaaagaaaGAGTTATGCAAATTGGGCAAAATGTGTAAAACAGACACTAAAAAATAGATAAACGGTGCAAAAACTatggaaaaaaaagaaaaaaacaattACATTTGTACAACCACCAGAAAGTGATGACACATCGCTCCGCGGCGcagtgtgtgtatgtgtattgAATTTTTGCGCATGTGTTGGAGAATGTGTCCTCCCCCTGGCCTCACCAAGCGTTGATCGATTTTTACCTATTCCCATCCCCGGCATAGCTGCAGCGCCAACGACCAACACTCAATTCCTTGCTCAATAGTTCTATGCACCAAAAGACAAACCAACACCTTTACATGGGCGAAACGTTGAAAAATAACGCAAACCAGTTCTGCACATGCTGAAGAATCtagttttattttctttttcacaGTTTTCCCGTTTTGGGTTTTTTCTTTGGCCATGGCCAGGGCATTCTCTTAGGTATTTTAGTTCTGTTAACGACGGCGGGCAGACCCGTTGCCGTTGTAATTTCCCAGAATGTGCGAAAAGTACTGAGCCTGGGAACGAACTTGTCGAACTGTCCGGCTTCTGACACTGCAAAATTATTTAAACTTGAAAACTAGCGGGTCATATGCCTCGCCTTATCTATTTTCTTTTGCTCTCTATCTCATAAAGGCGTCTCTGCTTTCGGTACTCAACTTATCTAAATACTTCCTCACGAGCTTTTTCTAATTACATAGTAGTTTTATACATGTGTTACATGGTTTGCCCAGTTACACCAAAATCTATTACTGTCCCTATTAAATCAAAGTTCATATCTGTTATCCCGTCTAATCGGTTTTTCGGCATTATTTCCTTACTGCACTTGAAACAGTTGTAGCTGCATGTGCTTTGCGTGTGTGGGTTAATCAATGAAACAcgcaaatacaaaaaaaaattgcgCGAGagctaacaacaacaaacaacacaTGCCAGAGCTGTAAAAGCAGAAGCAAGTGCAAGGTCTGCCGtaagaaagagagaaagagaacagCAGCAAtcaagagagaaagagagattgCATCATGTCAAAGTATGTGGTGTGCGGCAGCCCTGGTAATTCCGCATTGCCAACCATTGTCTGACATCACACGCCCACGCGCGGGATGTTTCACAGCTTCTGAGAGGTAGAAATCATTTAAATGCAAATATTAAATAGCTTGAGCAAGCACAAGTGTGAGAATTAAACCTGGTTTCGGCTCTTTCCTATTATTTGTGGTGCCCGGCACCCTTTTCTTCCTGCAACTTCTGTTTCTACTGTTGCAGCGTGtgaccaaagactatacaataccaagatgtcgcatgaggaacaaatgctttttcaattttcctTTGACGCTTCgtggtacgggcgcgcggggctagaacttcaattctcttttaccaaagactatacaataccaagatgtcgcatgaggaacaaatgctttttcaattttcgtttgacgcttcgtggtacgggcgcgcggggctagaacttcaattctcttttaccaaagactatacaataccaagatgtcgcatgaggaacaaatgctttttcaattttcgtttgacgcttcatggtacgggcgcgcggggctagtacttcaattctcttttacgctaccttcgcctccgaagtgctactcggcttcgtcaatgcctcggtcagcacgagctcgagccaacccagaaatatgcttgtagttgtgtatatgtgtgtatgtcctaggtcggcacggccataaaccggtttcgcccgcagcatatacggcttttagcttcacacacaagcgcactgaaagcatgtcagtgctgcgtgccgaaaccgtagggcagcgtggtcgctgatgtctttggcgcggcacagtggggactcagccgaaatggtcaaaaaattgtatgagtgctttagataaatttaatgtacgcatctaatagagaattttccaatcgaattttcaggatagttttagtttaggagatataagcactcaaagtttaacattttttcagtgtgcaaatatttattgactaactaactaatttagcaagctgagacggccaaaggtcccactgtgccgctccaaagacatcggcgatccgcgaccaccgcttcgacggtgctgttgccgaacagacgaaaccgatgggcagcggggtcgcggtagagacgaagtacaggcgaaaagggaattgaaaccccgcgcgctccctcgtgccttttgggtcctaaagttaggacccgccatagaacagctttttggtcgctcatgcgacatcttggtattgtatagtctttggtgcCCGTATGTCCATTGTTTCTGCTTTGTGGAACCGTTTCTttcagagcagagcagaggccCACACACAGCCAGATACAGTTACAATGCGCATGCCAAAGTGGTGGAATGTTGGTTGCCACAACAGAAATTGTGTTGACTCGGCTCGGCATTGGAAGAGCCCAGGAACCCTCACTCCCCACGCGACCAGCCCACGCGCGTGACGTTGGCAGGGAGCGCTGTTGTTGATTTTTCATTGATTTTCATTTATATTTAGATGCGCAGTAGTTTGTCTGTTCTGTCCCAACAGAGAGCATCCATCCACCAACTCATATTTGTAAATGCCGTTCTTGCACAGCTGATAAGAGCCAAGAGTCTCGCTCGATTTGTGTCCCTTGGGTGAGTCACGTCACGGCCTGGCTGGTCCCATGTGCTGTTGTCAAATCCCACTCTGCCTGAAGTACGACTGTGTATTGATGTTCGTTGCTGAACCGTTAAGTCTGGCTAATTGGCTTTGTCAATGGCTGCTTTTCCGGAGGTTGGCAACGCGTGCGAATCGTACTGCACAACAGTGTTGCCAGATTTTGAGCGCCAAAATAAGCTAGATTTCACAAAAATACAAGCTAGAATAAGctaaaaattgtaaaaaaaaacaggCTAAAAAATaggctaaaaataaaacaacacaTAGATATATACATTTCTAATTGTGTTATTATTTCATCCATTTCGCAATTGCTTgaatcggtatatttatcgCTGGAACGTATTAAATTCAAATATTTCTCCGGCAATTGATAGTTGTGACAACATTTTCCATGACGGCGCAATCCATATCTGTaaaattcaaaagaattttAGTCATATTCATgaaacaattaaatatttctaaaacaaaccttatatttaatattgagTTTAAGGATTTAACGGTCATTTTGTTCCTTAGCTTGGTCTTAACAATATTCATTTGATGGGGGTCGTTCAATAGCAGCATTTGACCACGGTAGACTTAAAATGCCAATGGCAAATAAAGCGATTTCTTCAAAAGGCTTGTTTTTGCCAGCATCTTTATAAGTCAGTACTTCTGACCAAAATTGTATCGTGTCATCTGTACTTTGCCAAGGGACTAATTGAATTTTGCCATATTGGGCAAGAATTCCATCTATATTCTTATAGTTAAAGTGTTCCAATATGGAAATGAGATCATTATGATTTTTATTATGTTTGAGTACATTTTCTGCTGCAAAAACTTGCAGTTTTTCTAATGGCTCAAAATTATCTGGAAGTCTGAAATTAAGCATcagattattatttatttttaatatcaaATCCAATTGAAGCTTACCTTTCTCTGAGTTGGATAATTAGCTCCTTTATAAAATCCTTGCACATCTCTCTGATTTCGTTAACTtcattattataatttttctCTTTAATTTCCTTTTCAAATAAATATCCCATATATAATGAAGACACAGCAAATTCATCCAAGTCATCTTTCAAGACATCAATCTTTGCATCAGgcggtattattttatttttgaggAAATCGATGCTCGTCGATGaaagttttgtttgtaaactgTTTTTGGCATGTTTTACACATTTACACATTTCACGATCACCAAGCAAGTTTCTGTATAGACCGAAACTTTTCAACGAAAATAAACCATAAATAAATTCTAAAATACCATGATACACCAAAATATGTACTACAAATATACTTTTTGTTCGATTTGtcttaaaaaataccaaaaaatacatgtaggatataaaaaggaaaaactaAGCAAAGTGAAATTGAAAAAGGTTAGATTTAAAGCTATAAgcattttcataatttttcaagCTGTTCCGTTTTCAAATAAGCTAGATCTAGCCTTAAATAAGCTAAATTGGCAACACTGCTGCACAATGGTCTATTGGTTATCTCTCGTGTACGCGATACCGAAATGCGTTCGCTGCTTTGGCGAATGTCGCTTTATTGCGTGTTACCTGTgatttgcttttgctttttccCCACCTTGAGAGGCAATTAAATGGtctcgcagcagcaacagaaacgCCAATAAATGCTGCCTTGTCTAATTCCATTTGAATGCTTCGATTGTCGCGCGACCCTTAAACCCATTGCTGGTCGGTACACGTCAATTGCAGTGCTACCAACTGAAGGCAGAATTCTTACTTCCTTTTTACAATTATGTATGAATTTTTTTGCTCAGAGCTCAGAGCCCTGCTGAGACTCGCGTACAATGCGAACTTTAATGGCAGTCGCCATAATAATGACTAGACGAAAGATGAGCATAAGAAACAAACAGACCCAAATGCCTCCGCCCCTTTGGCTTtgggctctggctcttgcCGAAATCCCAAAACGTAACGAAATGTATGTAGGTGACTTGCCCTATATGAGAACTCAAACGAAACTCTTTGGCATTTTTGTCATTTAACTTTTGCGAAACTAATTTCCTGTTTCCAGTATAGAAATACTTCATACATGTGCAAAACATATCATCTCTTTTTTGCATTGCAGAACTGCACGAACTAAAAACGGAAAAAGCGAccaaaaaataccagaaaactAGCCAAATCGGAGAACAGTATGAAAATGGTGTTGTCGCAGCGGCAGCGCGAGGAGCTGTAAGTTAAGCCATCAACTATTTGCTTTATATTATTAATTCAATTTACTTTCGCGTCTCTCTCTAAACAGTAACCAAGCGATTGCCGATTATCTAGGCTCAAATGGCTACGGCGACTCACTTGAGACCTTTCGCAAGGAGGCCGATGTCAGCACAGAGGCAGAGAAGAAGTTTGGCGGTCTACTGGAGAAGAAGTGGACATCGGTCATACGGTTACAGAAGAAAGTAATGGAACTAGAGGCTAAGCTTACCGAAGCTGAGAAGGAGGTTATCGAGGGGGCGCCCACAAAGAACAAACGCACTCCCGGCGAATGGATACCTCGCCCACCAGAAAAGTACTCTCTGACTGGTCATCGAGCCAGCATAACGAGGGTAAGTGAAACATAAAAACCAAGGCGATGGAATCATATATGAAGGATGTTTGTTTGTTCCAGGTTATATTTCACCCAATTTTTGGCCTCATGGTTTCAGCATCGGAAGATGCCACCATTAAGATTTGGGATTTTGAAACTGGCGAGTATGAGCGTAGTCTAAAAGGACATACCGACTCTGTGCAGGACGTGTCATTCGATTCTCAGGGCAAGCTCTTGGGTACGTTAATATAGCATCGATCTGCTCTGAAAACGAATTAATGGATTCGGTTCTTCATTGGTTAAAGCTTCCTGCAGCGCTGACTTGTCCATTAAGTTGTGGGATTTCCAGCAGAGCTACGAATGTGTTAAAACAATGCATGGTCACGATCACAATGTATCATCGGTGGCCTTTGTGCCCGCTGGCGACTATGTTCTGTCTGCTTCACGTGATCGAACCATCAAAATGTGGGAGGTGGCCACCGGGTAAGCTGCTAGTCCGAGACGATAGATGGATGCTAGTTTTTTACTGTTAATTTCGCTCTACAGATACTGCGTGAAGACATATACAGGCCATAGGGAGTGGGTACGAATGGTGCGAGTGCACATTGAAGGCAGCATCTTTGCCACATGCTCAAATGATCACACAATACGTGTTTGGCTGACGAATTCAAAAGACTGCAAGGTAGAAATTCTAGGGATCCTTGACAAGTGATGGACTTTCAACAGATTTACATTTTCACAGGTTGAATTACGCGATCATGAGCACACCGTGGAGTGCATTGCCTGGGCTCCGGAAGCCGCAGCATCAGCAATAAACGAAGCAGCCGGAGCGGACAACAAGAAAGGTCACCACCAGGGCCCATTCCTTGCATCCGGTTCTCGAGATAAAACTATACGAATTTGGGATGTGAGCGTCGGACTGTGCCTGCTCACGCTGAATGGCCATGACAATTGGGTGCGTGGCTTGGCATTCCATCCGGGTGGCAAGTATTTGGTGTCGGCCAGTGATGCCAAGACCATCAGGGTCTGGGACTTGCGGAACAAGCGATGCATGAAGACGCTCTACGCACATCAGCATTTCTGCACCTCCATAGGTTAGTGGAGAAAGTACTCCAATGCAATACTGTGCACACATTAAGTATACATTTTATTCCCTTGCAGATTTTCACAAGGCGCATCCGTACGTCATCAGCGGCAGTGTGGATCAAACAGTTAAGGTCTGGGAGTGTCGTTAAAGCAAAGTTAACTCAGCAAAACTTTTTCTTACTTCTCAATTTAAACATAAAGCTATTATAATaaatcacacaccacacacacatacaaaaacaacaacaaaaacagtcTCGGCCACCTCCAGCAAGTTTATTTTCTAGACGCTTTCAGTGTCAGCGTCCGTGAGCAAAATGAACATAGTGTATTTTAAACCCGAATGCAAAATCGCGAAAagaattatttatttaattgtaCGCCCTTCTAACTAACTATGTAACTACCTACCTACTATATAAAAAGTACATGTATACGTTAATGCCTATGCATATACACCTACGATTAGGTTCCCAAGCAGCGGCTCGCTAAGCAAAACAGGCACAAGCTGAAATTTACGTCTATACTTGAATGATGAATGGAAACGGAGTATTGGCAATTGTACAACCAAATATATTCATCTGAAAAATGTTCCAGTAGATAAATATTGATtttccacccacacacacagtcgGAAAGATTATATTGATGTTGTTGAAAGTCTTTAAAGGTTTGCTAATGAAGCATAGTAATGTTATGCGAAGAAAAGGAAAGTATTTCAACGATTTACGAAAACTTGGAATTTGAAATTGGAATTACTTGATTTATATACAATTTTTACCATAAATGAGgtaatttttaaaataaaactgTTTTCTTCTTTTCACCGTATTCACTCTGCTCTGTTTTGAGTTCTTTTTTGAGAGAGAAGCATCTAACCAAAACAAAATTTATCAAAATGCTTACATGTTTAAGTTGGCTTTAAGTTCAAAATATGATTTACGTTTACGTTTTACATAGTAGAAAAATGctgcaaatttattttaatagTTTTTATAAGTTCAAAagcaaatatatatatatattaatattatacaatacatatttatttgtggaaaattgaaaaattcaTATACAACATATATACCTATCTAAAATAATACATATAAATAAAACTGCAATTTT is part of the Drosophila miranda strain MSH22 chromosome Y unlocalized genomic scaffold, D.miranda_PacBio2.1 Contig_Y1_pilon, whole genome shotgun sequence genome and harbors:
- the LOC108158819 gene encoding prominin-like protein, producing the protein MSPYTIEPPWTRRPQPWPPIVQVGLEHFELLRAKNIYDIDNLLNKEIFVEDFEDPPVFTGDLTTLKLILEEDKVHLNKMRAGNLSEYHSILYSEHLCTKFIHTDYSILTTKTREFAYEINTRYLKGFPACLAYYLASSDLAKYDEYLVVPLTNAVNKALKKVNEIDSLILYDNNNFGNSIGVLMDAVQRSEDFIRYKGNSYINKLAHNLSISVNLQLQEYIERVISEVNNNVGHCQPLAYIYSQSAYLICERLVDPINAFAMATLLCCMFLLPVLPVAHRLMCMYLKICPSPIVTQLAAAAAAAEAAESAKCPVCTGPPVWLGPATSWPQDHRGTSGLPASEELSTIRSEQQT
- the LOC117190673 gene encoding lissencephaly-1 homolog, with the translated sequence MKMVLSQRQREELNQAIADYLGSNGYGDSLETFRKEADVSTEAEKKFGGLLEKKWTSVIRLQKKVMELEAKLTEAEKEVIEGAPTKNKRTPGEWIPRPPEKYSLTGHRASITRVIFHPIFGLMVSASEDATIKIWDFETGEYERSLKGHTDSVQDVSFDSQGKLLASCSADLSIKLWDFQQSYECVKTMHGHDHNVSSVAFVPAGDYVLSASRDRTIKMWEVATGYCVKTYTGHREWVRMVRVHIEGSIFATCSNDHTIRVWLTNSKDCKVELRDHEHTVECIAWAPEAAASAINEAAGADNKKGHHQGPFLASGSRDKTIRIWDVSVGLCLLTLNGHDNWVRGLAFHPGGKYLVSASDAKTIRVWDLRNKRCMKTLYAHQHFCTSIDFHKAHPYVISGSVDQTVKVWECR